The genomic stretch gtcaataataaataataaacttaAATAAGTCAACCCAAATAATCTCCAATTCTATTTATATGATGCATCTTGTGAAGTTGAATTCTTTTCTACTAGTGGCGTTTATAACAATCTACTTGTATGCTTTAAATAGACACTAGATTTAGACCAGTCAGTGTGAGCTTTCACGGAGAATTAGCACAGTATTGGCCGTACTAGTATGATCTTACATATGTGTAGAAATAAAACTTGGCCGTTCCGGCCGTTATCTCGGCACGTTACAGCCAAAAAAACAGCATCAGGTCGAGTCAATCCGGCAGGAGTAGGAAAAAAAAGGGAGCAAATATTTACATGGAGAAAAACATCATAATGCTCTTTTGTTATAGTTTAACTCCTCAATCCAGTGCATTAATTTTACTTGAGGTAGTATTCTGAAGTGATGATGAACTCTCATTGAGTTTTTTCCTCTTTGAGAATGGAATAGGTGAGTGTGAGGAGGAGGCTCACACGTTTTCAGTTCAGGGTTGACAGTGTTTTTTTCCTCTGCTGTTTAAGCAAGATATAAGTAATGCCaataatttctcttttttttagtcCATTACACTAGTTTAAATTTCTTAGGATTTGAATTAAGTCTAACAGAACTCTACAAAACTGGATTCTGATTCAAATACATTTTCTTGCGGTTAATGTTACTCTTCCTGGTAGTTTCTCGGCGAGGTAGTTGGAGGGTTGAGTATGATGTCATTTTCATTGAACTTCAAACAATATGAATGATCAAGTTGTAACAGTTACAATTTACAATTATTTTCTTACTTGTAGGTTCTTTAGATTTAATAGTTGTTATTTCCCTGCACTTAAAGATGAAATTCTCATAATTTTCTTGCAGTTATTCACCTCATACAAAATATGGATGAGAGCCATGTAGTCATCTTGCACCTGTTGCACTACTATAATGATCTGAAATATGTCTTATCATTGTTGATATGATATTTTTGCAGGAAAGCAACTAATGCTTCGTGTTGCTGAGATGGTACCAAAGCATCATGGAAGGACTAAGAAGCAGGAGACTACTGTATCAGCATCAACCGCCGCTCCTTCAAACAAATCTGGGAAGGGTGGAAAAAAGAGGAGATGATTCTATATGAAAGATTGTTTCAACATATTGGAATGTCAGTCTTTTGGAGGATAAATTATTTCTGTTGAAGTGCACAATTTATTCCAATCCCCAATTAAGTTGAAACTTGATATACCAGTTACTGTGCTAGCCAAAGCCAAGTGCTATACTATTATACAAAAGTGGTTTTTGTTTTTGTCTTTAAAACTGCACTATTAATAGTTGAAAGATTTTGAATTGTGTATCATGTGCGCAAAGAGAAAGACTTGAACCAACATCTTAACTAGTActcttaaaaaaactaaaaactgATAGGTTCAATCTGATATATAGAATGAAAACAGGGAAAACAGAAAAGATATAgggaaagatttgattcaattcAGCAATTTCTACTAGAGATCAAATGGGATCTAGTAGTAATACAAGTACTAAGACTGAAATGGAAATAGAATAAAGAAGAATCTAGCTAGGCAGCTTCGAGAGGCCTATCTCTCCTAGGGTTCAGTACTAAATTCTTCCATATCTGACTCACAATCATTACTGCTATTTATTTGCAAACCTAGTACTATCTGTCCACTCACAGCTGGACACCTGGCTCTGCCATGTGCTGTCCTAACAACTTTTGTCTCATATGCCAGCTgtctttttcttctctctcttgcggGTCCTTTGGTAAACTTTTCCAAATCTACcaattcccccccccccccccttcaaAATTCTCCTTGACCTCAAGGAGAAATTCTGGAAATTCAGCCTGCAGTTTATCCACACTCTCccatgaattttcaaactcaggcaAGCCTTTCCATTGAACCAATGCCTCCAGTCCACCCTGCTCATTTTTTCTCAGTTCCAGAATCTTCTCAGGGACGGGTTCCAAATGCCAATCTTCATTGATGCACACAGGTAAAGGTGTGTTGCCACAGAAGGTGATACAGCTTTCTTGAGCAATGAAGCATGGAACACATGATGCACCCTAGTGTCCTCTGGCAGCTTTAATTTATAAGCTACTGCACCAATTTTCTGTATTATTTCATAGGGACCATAATACCTTGGGCTAAGTTTTTGATTCAACCTTTTAGCCAATTTCCTCATTTTATAAGGCTGGATTTTCAGAAATACACTCTCTCCAACCTCATACCCCACAACCCTTCTATGTTTGTTTGCTTGACTCCTCATGACATCTTGAGCTCTAAGCAATTGCTCCTGCAGTTCCCTCCAAACCACATTCCTCTCAGGAGTTAATTTATTCACTTCATCTACTGCTGATGAAGGAGTATCCCCTCTTATCAACACAGGAGGCCTtctcccatacaatgcctcaaaaggAGTGGTCCTAAAAAAGGCATGATAGTTGGTATTGTACCAGTATTCAGCCCATGCCAGCCACTTAGGCCACTGTTTTGGTTTTAAACCAGTTACACATCTCAAATATGTCTCAAGGCACCTATTGACTACCTCTGTCTGCCCATCAGATTGGGGATGGTAGGCACTGCTATACTTCAGTTTGGTCCCTGCTTGCTTGAACAGCTCAGAACAGAAATGACTCAAAAATACCTTATCCCTGTCAGAAACTATAGAGCTGGGAAATCCATGTAATCTTACCACTTCTTTTATGAAAACTTCTGCAATTTCCTTAGCTGTATAAGGATGACTGACAGGTATGAAATGGGCATATTTTGTAAGTCTGTCAACCACTACCATAATTGTATCAAGTCCAAAAGCCCTTGGTAACCCTCCAATGAAATCCATGGAAATATCATTCCATGTCTGAGTGGGAATAGGCAAAGGCTGCAGTAACCCTCCAGGGCTTAGGGTCTCATATTTGTTTCTTTGGCAAATTTCACAAGCTTGGACATATTCCTGTATTTTTTTTCCTCATTCCTTCCCAATACACCACACTTGCTATTCTCTTGTAAGTTCTCAAATAGCCAGAATGTCCACCTATGGCAGTATCATGGAACTCCTTCAAAATCCAATCAATTCTAGGGGACTGTTTTGGAACCACAATCCTGCCCTCATGGTATAATCTCCCTCCTTTTAATTGAAAACTTCTTTGACTGGCAGGGTCAGTCAGCAATGCCTGTACTACAGCTCCCGGCTTTTCATCATTCTGCACTTCTTCTTCCAATCCTTCCCAGGCTTCACATTGTATAGTTGCGATACTAGCATATTGCATCTTCCCTGATAAGGAATCTGCTCCACTATTGTCCTTTCCAGGCTTGTATTTCACTTCAAAATCATACCCTAACAGTTTTGATAGCCATCTCTGCTGCTCCTCTCCCATGATCCTTTGCTCAGTAATGAACTTTAAACTCTTTTGATCAGTGTGCACTTTGAAATGTCTTCCTAACAAGTAAGGTATCCATTTCTGTATTGCAATCACAATTGCCATTAATTCCCTTTCATAAACAGATTTCTGTTGTACCCTCTCTGACAGGGTCTGGCTCATATAGGCAATAGGTCTTCCTCCTTGCATGAGGACAACTCCAATTCCTTTCCCTGATGCATCAGTTTCCAACACAAACTTTCTCAAACTCAGGTAGTGCCAAGACTGGAACAGTTGTCATGGCTACCTTAAGAGCCTCAAAAGCCAACTGAGCATCCTTGCTCCATAGGAAGCTATCTTTCTTCAACAAATGAGTCAGGGGCCAGGCAGTTTTGCCATAATTCTTGACAAATTTCCCGTAGTATCCAGTCAGTCCTAGAAATCCCCTCAATCCCTTCAAATCCTTGGGAACTAGACACTTCAACATATCTTCAATCTTTTTTGGGTCAGCTGACACTCCTTCTCCTGAAATAATGTGTCCCAAATGTTCAATCTCCAATTGACCAAAAGAACATTTCTTCCTGTTAGCATACAGTTGTTGTTCCTGAAGCAGCATCATCACTTTCTTCACATGTGTCCTATGCTCCTCTCTGCTTTTACTGTAGATGAGAATGTCATCAAAAAAAACTAAGCAGAATTTCCTCAGGAATGGCCTCAATACTTCATTCATTAATGCTTGAAAAGTTGTAGGAGCATTGGATAGCCCAAAGGGCATCACTAAGTATTCATAATATCCTTTATAGGTCCTAAAAGCAGTCTGGGATACATCATCTTCCTTCATCCTAATTTGATGGTATCCAACTTTCAAATCCAGCTTTGAGAAAATTACAGCTCCTCCCAATTCATCCAACAATTCCTCAATTACAGGTATGGGAAACTTATTTGGAATTGTAACCTTGTTCAAGGCTCGATAGTCAGTACAAAACCTCCAACCTCCATCCTTCTTTTTGACTAGTAACACATGACTTGAAAATGGACTAGTGTTGTGTCTTACAATCCCAGCTTGCAGCATATCCTTGTCTATCTTTTCAATTTCATTCTTTTGATAGAAAGGATATCTGTAGGGCCTCAAATTGGGAATGGCAGCATACGGTTTTAATCTAATGGCATGGTCATGAGCCCTCATAGGTGGTAGTCCTGCTGGTAAATGAAACACTACCTCAAAAGGCTTCAAAAGTTCTTTCCATTCCTCCTGCCCCACTGTTTCCTTCAATGCTTCTGGTTCCCTAGAGTCCACATAGAATCCTACACCCTC from Vicia villosa cultivar HV-30 ecotype Madison, WI linkage group LG4, Vvil1.0, whole genome shotgun sequence encodes the following:
- the LOC131597011 gene encoding uncharacterized protein LOC131597011 codes for the protein MTKRKKRATGAPSHANRNTVTGEIEARVVHDSLEVVGDCRFRCSKGSSWKDRGGTFRLKDPAEAGGSKKESEKNQGGGIDKGKGRRLNPAELEERSKKGLCFKCGDKWNREHVCKFKHMSLKLCEDSSGEEAEVERLEENQMVVADKVEELQTLQLSMQSRDGFTSNKYFKVWVEVKGKKLLTLIDSGATSNFIDPKVVAELAVKIVETPTYVIEVGNGEKVKNQEVCEGLEFNMQGVKFSQIFFMMELGGTELVLGMDWLASLGKIEDNFGELSLKWEKEGLAYEIEGDPALCVRQSNWKAMLRNLRDEGVGFYVDSREPEALKETVGQEEWKELLKPFEVVFHLPAGLPPMRAHDHAIRLKPYAAIPNLRPYRYPFYQKNEIEKIDKDMLQAGIVRHNTSPFSSHVLLVKKKDGGWRFCTDYRALNKVTIPNKFPIPVIEELLDELGGAVIFSKLDLKVGYHQIRMKEDDVSQTAFRTYKGYYEYLVMPFGLSNAPTTFQALMNEVLRPFLRKFCLVFFDDILIYSKSREEHRTHVKKVMMLLQEQQLYANRKKCSFGQLEIEHLGHIISGEGVSADPKKIEDMLKCLVPKDLKGLRGFLGLTGYYGKFVKNYGKTAWPLTHLLKKDSFLWSKDAQLAFEALKVAMTTVPVLALPEFEKVCVGN